In Gossypium arboreum isolate Shixiya-1 chromosome 6, ASM2569848v2, whole genome shotgun sequence, the following are encoded in one genomic region:
- the LOC108485391 gene encoding alcohol dehydrogenase-like 1, whose product MEKQNRSGTAGKAIRCKAAVCRNPGEPLVIEEIMVDPPKAWEIRIKILCTSLCQSDVTFWKISTGPFALFPRIFGHEAVGVVESVGEHVEEFQEGDMVVPVFHPNCRECRDCKSQKGNGCSIFGDKLVAEMPRDGTSRFKGMNGETLHHFLSVSSFSEYTVVDVVHVVKISSEFPAEKACLLSCGISTGIGAAWKVADIEEGSTVAIFGLGAVGLAVAEGARLRGASKIIGVDLNQEKFEIGKKFGVSDFINPTTCGEKNVSEVIKEITDGGVDYSFECIGLASLMEDAFNSSRVNWGKTVILGVEMHRTPLAIDTYFLLRGRTVTGCFFGGLKAKSDIPILAQKYLHKEINLDGFITHEVNFQDINNAFDLLLKGKSLRCIIWMD is encoded by the exons ATGGAAAAACAAAACAGGTCGGGAACTGCAGGAAAAGCTATAAGATGCAAAG CTGCAGTTTGCAGAAATCCAGGGGAACCACTTGTGATAGAGGAAATTATGGTTGACCCACCTAAAGCTTGGGAGATTAGGATAAAAATTCTCTGTACTTCTCTTTGTCAGTCTGACGTTACCTTCTGGAAAATATCCACT GGACCATTTGCACTTTTTCCCAGAATTTTTGGGCATGAAGCTGTTGG TGTTGTTGAGAGTGTAGGGGAGCATGTGGAGGAATTTCAGGAAGGAGATATGGTGGTGCCTGTCTTTCATCCGAATTGTAGAGAATGTAGGGACTGCAAGTCCCAAAAGGGAAATGGTTGTTCCATATTCGGTGACAAATTGGTCGCTGAAATGCCAAGGGATGGAACAAGTAGGTTCAAGGGGATGAATGGGGAGACTTTGCACCATTTCTTGTCTGTTTCCAGCTTCAGTGAGTACACAGTGGTTGATGTGGTCCATGTTGTGAAGATCTCATCGGAATTCCCAGCTGAGAAAGCTTGCCTCCTTAGCTGTGGAATATCCACTG GTATTGGAGCAGCATGGAAGGTGGCAGACATTGAAGAAGGCTCCACTGTCGCCATATTTGGCCTGGGTGCTGTTGGACTTGCG GTTGCAGAAGGGGCAAGGTTACGTGGAGCTTCGAAGATCATAGGTGTAGATTTAAACCAGGAAAAGTTTGAGatag GGAAAAAGTTTGGAGTCAGTGATTTCATCAACCCCACAACATGTGGAGAGAAAAACGTCAGTGAG gTGATTAAGGAAATAACAGATGGGGGAGTTGACTACAGCTTTGAGTGCATTGGATTGGCTTCACTAATGGAAGATGCTTTCAATAGTAGTAGAGTG AATTGGGGCAAGACAGTGATACTAGGAGTAGAGATGCATCGCACACCATTAGCTATCGACACTTATTTTCTTCTAAGAGGTAGAACTGTCACTGGGTGTTTTTTTGGAGGGCTTAAAGCCAAATCTGACATTCCCATCCTTGCTCAAAAATATCTACACAAG GAAATTAATCTGGATGGATTCATAACACACGAAGTGAATTTTCAAGATATCAACAATGCTTTTGATTTACTGCTTAAAGGAAAGAGTCTTCGTTGCATCATATGGAtggattaa